One part of the Salinimonas iocasae genome encodes these proteins:
- the zipA gene encoding cell division protein ZipA — protein sequence MEDELRLSLLVVGTLIILGVLAHGIWKIRKSNKPAPRERVEPGEWETSDQARQEPGFEHDGWDTPEQNESHDFDELGLGKVRVVSASQDTVTRSSDDATTAPDSSEQKHSETAKTGSQDASPDTPATPEEKLYGSVVSNPKPHMAGGHSPAHDADNTKENIPEPPGFLLKGTDRVVKAESLPEDDEPSFSLDSPDTQASDQDDAERADRFMKKRRHRASAKQRQEPGFGDDQMRIDFDEPSSSPSKGEDERESISTDEAKSSAPSQEVLVLNVKAAEDNEIAGAALLPLLLTLGFKFGDQDIFHRHVNSNGKGPVLFSLANMFKPGSFDIDNLETFSTKGVSLFMILPIEGDAHQVFNMMHNAARKIADEFDAQVLDGRRSVLSKQGLQQYIEKIRDFERRRIVSRA from the coding sequence ATGGAAGATGAATTACGTCTGTCGTTACTGGTAGTAGGCACACTGATTATTCTGGGCGTGCTTGCACACGGTATATGGAAAATCAGAAAAAGTAATAAACCTGCTCCCCGTGAACGGGTGGAGCCGGGTGAATGGGAGACCAGTGATCAGGCTCGGCAGGAGCCGGGTTTCGAACACGATGGCTGGGATACGCCTGAGCAGAATGAATCGCACGATTTTGATGAACTGGGGCTTGGCAAAGTTCGTGTTGTGAGCGCCAGTCAGGATACTGTGACGCGTTCCAGCGATGACGCTACCACTGCGCCCGACTCATCTGAACAGAAGCACAGCGAGACCGCAAAAACCGGCTCTCAGGACGCTTCCCCGGATACTCCCGCTACGCCTGAAGAGAAGCTATACGGTTCAGTGGTATCTAATCCCAAGCCGCACATGGCAGGCGGGCATTCACCGGCACATGATGCCGATAATACAAAGGAAAATATCCCCGAGCCTCCCGGTTTTTTGTTGAAAGGCACAGATCGTGTTGTTAAAGCTGAGTCACTGCCTGAGGACGATGAGCCTTCGTTTAGTCTCGATAGTCCGGATACGCAAGCCAGTGACCAGGATGATGCAGAACGTGCAGACCGGTTTATGAAGAAACGCCGGCATCGCGCTTCTGCCAAACAGCGTCAGGAGCCCGGCTTCGGTGATGACCAGATGCGTATTGACTTCGATGAGCCCTCATCATCACCGTCTAAAGGTGAGGATGAAAGGGAAAGTATTAGCACAGATGAGGCAAAATCATCTGCGCCGTCACAGGAAGTACTAGTATTGAATGTTAAAGCTGCGGAGGATAACGAGATTGCCGGCGCAGCGTTATTGCCTCTGCTTTTGACTCTTGGTTTTAAATTTGGTGATCAGGATATCTTTCATCGTCATGTGAACTCTAATGGTAAAGGGCCCGTGCTGTTCAGCCTGGCAAATATGTTCAAGCCAGGTAGCTTTGATATCGACAACCTTGAAACCTTTTCAACCAAAGGTGTCTCGTTGTTCATGATCTTGCCAATTGAGGGTGATGCCCATCAGGTATTTAACATGATGCACAATGCGGCGCGCAAAATTGCAGATGAATTCGACGCCCAGGTACTTGATGGCCGTCGAAGTGTGCTCAGCAAGCAGGGCCTGCAACAGTACATTGAAAAAATCAGAGATTTTGAGCGGCGTCGGATCGTCTCAAGAGCCTGA
- the smc gene encoding chromosome segregation protein SMC: MRLTKIKLAGFKSFVEPTTIPFPGEMTAIVGPNGCGKSNVIDAVRWVLGESSAKNLRGDAMTDVIFNGSSSRKPVGQCSVELVFDNSQARVGREYAKYNELAVKRVVTREAQSTYFLNGTRCRRKDVTDIFLGTGLGPRSYAIIEQGMISRLIESKPQELRIFLEEAAGVSKYKERRRETENRIRHTRENLERLDDVRTELGRQLEKLQRQAAAAQRYTSLKARQRQIKAELTAIRWLAHDEKIADLTQRQRNEQRELDSLEAKLKGDEAGLTEYIEKAEDKKQTLDDLRQKSFALGNDITRVEQNALHSKQRTEQINNEIDELQAQEVLLKASATEAQRALDRAREEVDIIEPQCVTASAQLEQCEETLELAQAELDAFSEKSRTHDVQYNETRHTVQRSHAQIQSTLSMQLRTSQRISELKAELQEINRQSYSEDIAELQKDIATLKGDSETLAHSCQENQRNLDSRLAELEKLEQSYRSADQECQVLTSKLAALETLQQDTLEEIDTEQVMPLWQTLSVPPSLEIAVENLLRFLHRPVVTHDTNPHQIPGGYLAITQTIKAGNDIHPGSLAEALFDGESVPTYFNQIQLCNDLSEALSRVTTIGDSELLLSLDGFVVTSGWIFTPGNNSSDGAVRRQNQIVSLSDTLQKNREVLEALSSQVCDARQCATDAQNTLDESKQALQQKRLAHDTAVERKAMAEKLYDRQQDDLSRRQDELEAQLETEAQETEQLAQLSEALEEHEALLAELAEQAEVHTTEKERLSTSVSSQRTMLSQYQTQRHQLELALSQQQSAVERYSEQVMRNQNQLENYAARIDKLAEELKILSSPADDQQAELHLLLAQREAVEAELLQVSAQLNELESIIDEGKKDTRSIASSIHTKQQSIDSLTIDIESTRARGEAILEQMSGTGHSLKQVLESLEEHASDREWEKMLEDTDKAITRLGAVNLAAVEEFEAQSSRKAHLDEQYSDLNNALETLVSAIRKIDKETRNRFSETFNRVNEDVQRLFPKVFGGGSAYLELTDDDLLETGVTIMARPPGKKNSTIHLLSGGEKALTALSLVFAIFRLNPAPFCLLDEVDAPLDDANVGRFCNLVSEMSQTVQFIYITHNKIAMEMATHLTGVTMAEPGVSRMVAVDVDEAMAFVES, encoded by the coding sequence GTGCGACTGACTAAAATCAAACTGGCAGGCTTTAAATCGTTTGTCGAACCTACCACTATTCCTTTTCCCGGGGAGATGACCGCGATCGTTGGTCCCAATGGCTGCGGCAAGTCCAACGTTATTGATGCTGTCAGATGGGTTTTAGGCGAAAGTTCAGCCAAAAACCTCCGTGGCGATGCCATGACTGATGTTATCTTCAACGGATCCTCCAGCAGAAAGCCCGTCGGTCAGTGCTCTGTAGAACTGGTGTTTGACAACAGTCAGGCCAGAGTAGGGAGGGAATATGCCAAGTACAATGAACTTGCAGTGAAACGTGTCGTCACACGGGAAGCGCAGTCAACATATTTTTTGAATGGCACTCGCTGTCGTCGTAAGGATGTCACTGATATCTTCCTGGGAACCGGCCTGGGGCCAAGAAGTTACGCCATCATTGAACAGGGAATGATATCAAGGCTCATTGAGTCTAAGCCGCAGGAGCTTCGCATTTTCCTGGAAGAAGCCGCCGGGGTCTCTAAGTATAAAGAGCGCAGACGGGAGACGGAAAATCGTATCCGCCATACTCGTGAAAATTTAGAGCGCTTAGATGATGTGCGCACAGAACTGGGCCGTCAGCTTGAAAAGCTACAACGGCAGGCCGCTGCCGCTCAGCGCTATACGTCGCTTAAAGCCCGCCAGCGCCAGATTAAAGCTGAGCTTACCGCTATTCGATGGCTGGCTCATGATGAAAAAATTGCCGACCTCACACAGCGTCAGCGCAATGAACAGCGCGAGCTTGATTCACTTGAGGCAAAGCTAAAAGGTGATGAGGCCGGCCTGACAGAATATATTGAAAAGGCTGAGGATAAAAAACAAACACTGGATGACTTGCGCCAGAAATCGTTTGCTTTAGGTAACGATATAACCCGTGTAGAGCAAAATGCACTGCATAGTAAGCAGCGTACTGAGCAAATAAATAATGAAATTGATGAACTTCAGGCTCAAGAGGTGTTACTTAAAGCATCCGCTACTGAAGCACAGCGTGCCCTCGACAGAGCCCGAGAAGAAGTTGATATTATTGAACCCCAGTGCGTAACAGCCAGTGCCCAGCTTGAACAATGTGAGGAGACACTGGAATTAGCGCAAGCTGAGCTTGACGCCTTTTCTGAAAAAAGCCGCACGCACGATGTTCAGTACAATGAAACCAGACATACTGTACAGCGATCCCACGCACAAATTCAATCAACGCTATCAATGCAGCTGCGTACCAGTCAGCGAATCAGTGAGCTAAAAGCCGAACTCCAGGAAATAAACCGTCAGTCTTACAGTGAAGATATCGCCGAGCTGCAAAAAGATATCGCAACGCTGAAGGGGGATAGCGAAACCCTGGCGCACTCCTGCCAGGAAAACCAACGTAATCTGGACAGCCGATTGGCGGAACTTGAAAAGCTTGAACAGTCTTATCGTAGCGCTGACCAGGAGTGCCAGGTTTTAACCTCAAAGCTGGCCGCGCTTGAAACGCTGCAGCAAGATACGCTCGAAGAGATAGACACTGAACAGGTTATGCCTCTATGGCAAACCCTTAGCGTGCCCCCCTCACTGGAAATTGCAGTTGAAAATCTGCTGCGATTTTTACACCGGCCTGTGGTAACCCATGATACCAACCCGCACCAGATACCAGGTGGCTATCTTGCCATTACACAAACAATTAAGGCAGGTAATGACATTCACCCTGGCTCGCTGGCTGAAGCGCTTTTTGATGGGGAGTCGGTGCCGACTTATTTCAACCAGATTCAACTTTGCAACGATCTGTCTGAAGCGTTGAGCCGCGTAACAACCATAGGTGATAGCGAACTATTGTTAAGCCTCGATGGATTTGTAGTTACAAGCGGCTGGATATTTACACCAGGAAATAACAGTTCAGACGGAGCGGTCCGCCGACAGAACCAGATTGTATCGCTTAGCGATACTTTGCAAAAAAATCGTGAAGTACTTGAGGCGCTTAGTTCACAGGTCTGTGACGCAAGACAGTGTGCAACGGATGCCCAGAATACATTAGATGAAAGCAAACAGGCATTGCAGCAAAAGCGCCTCGCTCACGATACCGCAGTAGAGCGAAAAGCAATGGCAGAAAAGCTTTATGACCGCCAGCAGGACGATCTATCTCGCAGGCAGGATGAGCTGGAAGCACAACTTGAGACTGAAGCACAGGAAACTGAGCAGTTAGCACAATTATCAGAGGCACTTGAGGAGCACGAAGCTTTGCTTGCTGAATTGGCGGAGCAGGCAGAAGTACATACAACAGAAAAAGAAAGGCTGTCGACCAGCGTTTCTAGTCAGCGCACTATGCTTTCGCAATATCAAACCCAGCGACACCAGCTTGAGCTGGCTCTGAGCCAGCAGCAAAGCGCTGTGGAACGCTACAGCGAGCAGGTTATGCGTAACCAGAATCAGCTGGAAAATTATGCCGCTCGTATTGATAAATTAGCTGAAGAATTAAAAATCCTATCCTCCCCGGCGGACGACCAGCAGGCCGAGCTGCACCTGTTATTAGCGCAACGTGAAGCCGTAGAGGCAGAGCTGCTTCAGGTAAGCGCGCAACTCAATGAGCTTGAATCCATCATCGATGAAGGCAAAAAGGACACCCGTTCTATAGCTTCTTCCATTCATACTAAGCAGCAATCTATAGATAGTTTGACGATTGATATAGAAAGTACCCGCGCGCGCGGCGAAGCGATTCTTGAACAGATGAGTGGTACCGGCCATTCACTTAAACAGGTGCTGGAGTCACTGGAGGAGCATGCCTCGGATCGTGAATGGGAGAAGATGCTCGAAGACACTGATAAGGCTATTACCAGACTAGGCGCGGTGAATCTTGCGGCGGTGGAAGAGTTTGAAGCGCAGTCATCCCGCAAAGCACACCTGGACGAGCAATATAGTGATTTAAACAACGCACTTGAAACACTGGTAAGTGCTATCCGAAAAATAGACAAAGAAACACGTAATCGTTTCTCTGAAACCTTTAATCGGGTAAATGAAGATGTTCAGAGGCTGTTCCCCAAAGTTTTCGGCGGCGGCTCGGCGTATCTTGAACTTACGGATGATGATTTACTTGAAACCGGCGTAACTATAATGGCGCGTCCACCGGGCAAGAAAAATAGCACAATTCATCTATTAAGCGGTGGAGAAAAAGCATTAACCGCTTTATCATTGGTATTTGCAATTTTCCGGCTCAATCCTGCACCTTTTTGTTTACTTGACGAAGTGGATGCGCCGTTAGATGATGCCAATGTGGGGCGTTTTTGTAATTTAGTATCAGAAATGTCGCAGACAGTGCAGTTTATATATATCACCCATAATAAAATTGCTATGGAAATGGCGACGCATCTAACGGGCGTCACAATGGCAGAACCCGGCGTATCACGCATGGTTGCTGTTGATGTCGATGAAGCCATGGCGTTTGTAGAATCATAA
- the cysZ gene encoding sulfate transporter CysZ, translating into MIARSGVAYFTSGFSLIRTKGLKRFVFIPLAVNLLLFATAFYFLFGQIEMGIAYLINLIPEWLGWVQEALVYLLWPIAVISVLLVFALIFGTLANWIAAPFNGILAEKVERHLTGQDMGDEGVLSLIKDVPRTLGREFSKFVWYLPRAAVFFLIFLFIPVFGQIIWFLFSAWMQAIVYCDYPYDNHKVPFNRMRLHLGQHKGRAMTFGMMVNIFSLIPVVNFIVMPVAICGATAMWVNELREEMVA; encoded by the coding sequence ATGATAGCAAGAAGCGGTGTTGCGTATTTCACCAGTGGCTTTTCACTTATTCGGACCAAAGGCCTTAAGCGTTTTGTATTTATCCCGTTGGCCGTCAATCTCTTACTATTCGCAACCGCGTTTTATTTTTTGTTTGGCCAGATTGAAATGGGCATTGCGTATCTAATCAACCTTATACCCGAGTGGCTAGGATGGGTACAGGAAGCGTTGGTTTATTTACTCTGGCCGATTGCGGTTATTTCTGTGCTACTCGTATTTGCGTTAATTTTTGGCACACTGGCGAATTGGATAGCCGCCCCCTTCAATGGTATTCTTGCTGAAAAGGTGGAGCGACACCTGACGGGCCAGGACATGGGTGATGAAGGCGTACTGAGTCTGATTAAGGATGTTCCAAGAACCCTGGGACGGGAGTTTTCCAAGTTTGTCTGGTATCTTCCGCGTGCTGCAGTTTTTTTCCTAATCTTCTTATTTATTCCCGTATTCGGACAAATTATCTGGTTTCTTTTCTCAGCCTGGATGCAGGCAATCGTATACTGCGACTACCCCTACGATAATCACAAAGTTCCGTTTAACAGAATGCGGCTGCATCTTGGTCAACACAAAGGCCGTGCAATGACATTCGGCATGATGGTAAATATTTTCTCACTGATACCCGTGGTTAATTTTATTGTAATGCCTGTTGCCATCTGCGGTGCGACAGCGATGTGGGTGAATGAATTGCGCGAAGAGATGGTTGCCTGA
- a CDS encoding tetratricopeptide repeat protein translates to MRGLVIALLALVLVSADSSYLLPQLLNNASHAQKPEPLLWQASLLGSEEAQQRLVKLAAADKNAFWLEKLVSLRQPEAAWALYQLDKDATNSERLLRLAARGGVADAQLAYAMASEDMEARENWLIRAARQHHAPAQAALADLYLLNQSVDKARPWLEKTADAYPQSAFQLGRMLFEEGDMKGGVKLLQRAAINHHVMAKRLLDIIKEYEIQTPQSVAFTPWSQKQYCAQKIQMFATSLSSIERGSQLYEAFVKDERLRDLPICMQTPIWLSQDSVECSSDWKQTGRMGCDIRQLEKPVESTRATHIVLVGDAGKANVNNGIMYLDLSDSYSVLVHELAHFAGFVDEYPLPVEIARQYCAGEKAPNLIVDGKITYQPLATVMQWLALDKTVDIALSRTCNTVGARAYKPSRQITFMEHHDSGVIPDIYIDLWKTQLSTPEAQRPVFMNFFQHFHYAGDQQRAEKWLDRYNDFNEPADMPAE, encoded by the coding sequence ATGCGTGGGTTAGTCATTGCTTTACTGGCACTGGTGCTGGTATCGGCTGATAGCAGTTATCTCCTTCCTCAGCTACTTAATAATGCCAGTCATGCCCAAAAGCCAGAACCTTTATTGTGGCAGGCTTCTTTGCTTGGCAGTGAAGAAGCACAACAACGCCTGGTTAAGCTTGCGGCTGCCGATAAGAATGCATTCTGGCTCGAAAAGCTGGTCAGTTTGCGGCAACCTGAAGCGGCCTGGGCGCTTTACCAGTTAGATAAAGACGCAACGAATAGTGAACGTTTGTTGCGCCTCGCCGCCAGAGGCGGTGTGGCGGATGCACAACTTGCTTATGCCATGGCGAGTGAGGATATGGAAGCCAGAGAGAACTGGCTTATTCGTGCAGCACGCCAGCATCACGCACCAGCGCAGGCCGCGCTGGCAGATCTGTATTTATTAAATCAATCTGTTGATAAAGCCAGACCCTGGTTAGAAAAAACCGCCGATGCTTATCCTCAAAGTGCCTTCCAGCTTGGCAGAATGCTGTTTGAGGAAGGCGATATGAAAGGTGGGGTAAAGCTGCTACAACGCGCAGCAATCAACCATCATGTCATGGCAAAACGACTATTAGACATTATTAAAGAGTACGAGATACAAACACCACAGTCTGTGGCATTCACGCCCTGGTCCCAGAAACAATATTGTGCCCAGAAAATTCAGATGTTCGCGACATCCTTATCAAGTATTGAACGTGGCAGCCAGCTGTATGAGGCTTTTGTAAAAGATGAGCGCTTACGCGATTTGCCAATCTGCATGCAGACACCAATCTGGTTAAGTCAGGATAGTGTTGAATGCTCGTCTGACTGGAAACAAACCGGACGCATGGGCTGCGACATCCGCCAGTTGGAAAAGCCTGTAGAAAGCACCCGCGCAACGCATATTGTGCTAGTAGGGGATGCAGGCAAGGCGAATGTGAATAACGGCATTATGTATCTCGATTTGTCAGACAGTTATTCGGTGCTGGTTCACGAGCTTGCCCATTTTGCCGGATTTGTCGATGAGTACCCGTTACCGGTTGAAATCGCGAGACAGTACTGCGCGGGTGAAAAGGCACCAAATTTGATTGTAGACGGTAAAATCACTTATCAGCCGTTAGCCACCGTCATGCAATGGCTGGCGCTTGATAAAACTGTTGATATTGCCTTGTCGAGAACCTGCAATACTGTAGGGGCTCGTGCGTATAAGCCAAGCCGACAGATCACGTTCATGGAACATCATGATAGCGGCGTCATTCCTGATATTTATATCGACTTGTGGAAGACACAGCTAAGCACCCCAGAAGCACAGCGCCCGGTTTTCATGAACTTTTTCCAGCATTTTCATTATGCCGGTGACCAACAGCGCGCAGAAAAATGGCTGGATCGTTATAACGACTTCAATGAACCAGCCGATATGCCTGCCGAATAA
- the nlpI gene encoding lipoprotein NlpI: MHKLISLIFFVFTAITVAGCAQTPEPQSRGQMGNLLLAEPVPVSPRSQMAIIRYNQILASSELSDEERAELTYQRGMLYDSVGLGGLAQFDYSQALQLKPDMAQAYNSIGIHFIQQDEYIQAYEAFDSTLDINPEYDFAFLNRGIALYYGDRSDLAVKDLKTFYLKEPTDPFRALWLYFAMAKVNEQEARDYLKTIRSDLSAGHWAISLIDLYIGNVSEEQLLSQLIDGVSNQRELTERLCEAYFYLGKYHSEKQNQGVAANYFKLALSTNVHDYVEHRYARKELKRLRGPGTEVQ; encoded by the coding sequence ATGCACAAACTGATAAGTCTCATTTTTTTTGTATTCACTGCTATCACAGTGGCTGGTTGCGCGCAGACTCCTGAGCCTCAATCGCGCGGCCAGATGGGCAATCTGTTGCTTGCTGAACCTGTTCCTGTCAGTCCGCGCTCGCAAATGGCGATAATCCGGTATAACCAAATTCTTGCCAGCAGCGAGCTAAGTGATGAAGAGCGTGCAGAGTTAACTTATCAGCGTGGCATGCTGTATGACAGCGTAGGCTTAGGTGGGCTGGCGCAGTTTGATTATAGCCAGGCATTACAGCTAAAACCTGATATGGCGCAGGCATATAATTCCATTGGTATTCACTTTATACAGCAGGATGAATATATCCAGGCCTATGAAGCGTTTGACTCCACATTAGATATCAACCCGGAATACGATTTTGCCTTTTTAAACCGTGGAATCGCGTTGTATTACGGAGATCGCTCTGATCTCGCCGTGAAAGACCTGAAAACATTTTATTTAAAAGAACCCACCGATCCTTTTCGTGCTCTGTGGCTGTATTTTGCGATGGCAAAAGTGAACGAGCAGGAAGCCCGTGATTATCTGAAAACCATTCGTAGTGACCTGAGTGCCGGACACTGGGCAATTAGTCTGATTGATTTGTACATCGGCAACGTGTCCGAAGAGCAGCTTCTTAGCCAACTTATCGACGGGGTTTCTAATCAGCGGGAGCTAACAGAAAGATTATGCGAAGCGTATTTTTATCTGGGTAAATACCATAGCGAAAAACAAAATCAGGGCGTAGCAGCAAATTATTTCAAACTTGCATTGAGTACTAATGTGCACGATTATGTCGAGCACCGCTACGCTCGTAAAGAGCTGAAGCGGCTTCGCGGTCCCGGCACAGAAGTTCAGTAA
- the cdd gene encoding cytidine deaminase, translated as MDNNIIQKLVESAYEAQTHSHSPYSGFKVGAAVLSKNGNVFSGCNVENAAYPLGQCAEATAIGAMVTGGDKAIEAIVIASPNDEACFPCGGCRQKIAEFAADDTPVYMVTKSGSLHPVTIGELLPYAFRDTALAS; from the coding sequence ATGGACAATAACATTATTCAAAAACTCGTAGAAAGTGCCTACGAAGCTCAGACACATTCCCACTCCCCCTACTCCGGCTTTAAAGTCGGCGCCGCAGTACTCAGTAAAAACGGTAACGTATTTTCCGGCTGCAATGTAGAAAATGCCGCGTACCCGCTGGGTCAATGCGCCGAGGCTACTGCAATTGGTGCTATGGTTACCGGCGGCGATAAGGCGATTGAAGCAATAGTTATCGCAAGCCCTAATGATGAGGCGTGCTTTCCATGTGGCGGATGTCGTCAGAAGATTGCCGAATTCGCTGCAGACGATACGCCCGTTTATATGGTGACCAAGAGCGGAAGCTTACATCCGGTCACCATTGGTGAATTGCTTCCCTATGCCTTTCGCGATACAGCGCTGGCAAGCTAG
- a CDS encoding DUF1244 domain-containing protein: MEKQTQTEIEAATFRRLLDHLDANKDVQNIDLMVLADFCRNCLAKWYVAEAQERGETLDYEAAREIIYKMPYADWKEHYQLPATEQQLDALNARQQSKSASE; encoded by the coding sequence ATGGAAAAACAAACGCAAACTGAAATTGAGGCGGCTACCTTCAGACGGTTACTTGACCATCTGGATGCCAATAAGGATGTGCAAAATATCGACCTGATGGTATTAGCAGACTTTTGTCGCAATTGCCTGGCGAAATGGTATGTGGCTGAAGCGCAGGAGCGAGGTGAAACGCTTGATTATGAAGCCGCGCGCGAAATCATTTATAAAATGCCGTACGCTGATTGGAAGGAGCATTATCAGTTACCCGCTACTGAGCAGCAACTGGATGCTTTAAATGCCCGCCAGCAGAGCAAATCTGCCAGCGAGTAA